A region of Anoplopoma fimbria isolate UVic2021 breed Golden Eagle Sablefish chromosome 24, Afim_UVic_2022, whole genome shotgun sequence DNA encodes the following proteins:
- the aff4 gene encoding AF4/FMR2 family member 4 isoform X3, with protein MLGNYDEMKEPIGDTLPKIGGKPSNSSSSSEEKSGPPLFGGDQRGVGSGGSSQSNKWTPVGPAAGSSSSQSQKRSGLQGGHGSQRSSGSSGSSSSSQRHGGEVREKKSSKHSGGSEHSKSHTSSPAKGSLSSSGSNSHLRSSLAAEQHHSKERYRSKSPRDREANWDSPSRVHTSFPTGQHSSQAFPPSLMSKPGSMLQKPTAYVRPMDGQETAEPKSSQAESYSGQSHSSTMGEMKSNSKASLSKLKIPSQPVEGSGDANCVDEILKEMTQSWPPPLTAIHTPCKTEPSKFPFPTKDSHPFPSGHKRGSSSKSSSSHQSKACEDQPTVLEDDLKLSSSEDSDGEQDSAKNASRNTSASNNSEGAEQSRDDSSSHSGSESSSGSDSESESSTTDSEANEPPRPASPEPEQPMANKWQLDNWFKKAKQFSPASPADNNVPTKCKKEGRDNGSGRGYSSQVGGSKDSAAPTPSRDLRAAQKGAEGGRGRQKSPAQSEGGTNPRRSTGKKQPKKSEKPPVVEEPKGGLRVESEPAPEIPPHRPKAATKGSRKPSIKKEPKSSPRPTAAAVTTTADKRKAKAPTKTSQKSREFVDTDSSSSDSEGNDSIPSSSQTPKYTESIRTPVCVFSPMEEKELLSPLSDPEERYPARQPQHQVLLVKIDLSLLSRIPGRPYKEPAEIKVERDDSLDRDSKDFSKQSSEKSSSKAKRKHKNDEDGTKPESKRCKLEEKSLSHHKNSSKESKRSMEKKEEPVPSPSISGLQRTPKAEHPSRKRTVSQSSTSLSSGTGSGKEGSHSTKGNSTSKHRKGEDKGRSTREGKEKSSKGCDNQLAVPPLSTDGSKSQRSKLVFEDRVHSADHYLQEAKKLKHNADALLDRFEKAVYYLDAVVSFIECGNALEKSAQEAKSPFPMYAETVELIKYTMKLKSYLAPDATSADKRLAVLCLRCQSLLYLRLFKLRKDSALKYSKTLTEHLKNSLSNTQAPSPGMGNKAAGMPSPVSPKLSPGTAGGYSSVSSSSSASSSVTIPQRIHQMAASYVQVTSNFLYATEVWDQAEQLSKEQKEFFLELDKVMGPLIFNTSSMTELVRYTRQGLHWLRLDAKLIP; from the exons ATGCTGGGCAATTACGACGAGATGAAAGAGCCGATTGGTGACACACTTCCTAAGATTGGCGGTAAACCATCTAACAGCTCGTCTTCCTCCGAGGAGAAATCGGGCCCACCTTTGTTTGGCGGGGACCAGCGCGGCGTCGGTAGCGGTGGCAGCAGCCAGAGCAACAAGTGGACTCCTGTTGGCCCCGCAGCAGGTAGCTCTTCGTCCCAGTCCCAGAAACGCTCAGGACTCCAGGGCGGCCACGGTAGCCAGAGGAGCAGCGGCAgtagcggcagcagcagcagtagccaAAGACACGGAGGGGAGGTGCGGGAAAAGAAGTCGAGTAAACACAGCGGAGGGTCGGAGCACTCCAAGTCGCACACGTCGAGTCCGGCCAAGGGCTCGCTGAGTTCCTCAGGCAGCAACAGCCACTTGCGGAGCTCCTTGGCTGCCGAGCAGCATCACAGCAAGGAGCGCTACCGCTCCAAGTCCCCGCGAGACAGAGAGGCCAACTGGGACTCTCCCTCACGGGTTCACACCTCCTTCCCCACCGGACAGCACTCGAGTCAGgcttttcccccctctctcatGTCCAAGCCCGGCTCCATGCTGCAGAAGCCCACAGCGTATGTGCGGCCTATGGACGGCCAGGAAACAGCAGAACCCAAGAGCTCGCAAGCAGAAAGCTACAGTGGACAGTCGCACAGCAGCACCATGGGAGAGATGAAGTCCAACAGCAAGGCCTCACTTTCAAAACTCAAGATCCCCTCACAGCCTGTGGAG GGATCTGGTGACGCCAACTGTGTTGATGAGATTCTGAAG gaAATGACTCAGTCGTGGCCCCCTCCGCTGACAGCCATCCACACCCCCTGCAAAACAGAGCCCTCCAAGTTTCCATTCCCAACCAAG gACTCTCACCCTTTTCCCAGTGGGCACA agcgAGGTAGTTCGTCCAAGAGCTCCAGCAGCCACCAGTCTAAAGCTTGCGAAGACCAGCCCAC TGTACTGGAAGATGACCTTAAGCTCAGCAGCAGTGAGGACAGTGATGGAGAACAGGACTCTGCAAAGAATGCCTCAAGGAACACTTCAGCAAG CAATAACAGTGAAGGAGCGGAGCAATCCAGGGATGATTCAAGCAGCCACAGCGGCTCGGAGAGCAGCTCGGGCTCCGACAGCGAGAGTGAAAGCAGCACGACAGACAGCGAAGCCAATGAGCCCCCGCGGCCCGCCTCCCCGGAG CCTGAACAACCCATGGCCAACAAATGGCAGCTGGACAACTGGTTCAAGAAGGCCAAGCAGTTCTCTCCAGCCTCTCCAGCGGACAATAATGTCCCAACCAAGTGCAAGAAAGAGGGCAGGGACAATGGCTCAGGACGCGGCTATAGCAGCCAGGTAGGGGGATCAAAAGACTCAGCGGCACCCACCCCAAGCAGGGACCTACGGGCGGCACAAAAGGGTGCAGAGGGTGGCCGTGGCCGGCAAAAATCCCCCGCCCAGAGCGAGGGGGGCACAAATCCGCGAAGGAGTACGGGTAAAAAGCAGCCTAAAAAGTCTGAGAAGCCCCCAGTGGTGGAGGAACCCAAGGGAGGACTGAGGGTGGAGAGTGAGCCGGCTCCAGAGATACCTCCTCATCGGCCTAAAGCTGCTACTAAGGGTTCCCGCAAACCCAGCATCAAAAAAGAACCCAAATCCTCTCCGAGGCCCACTGCGGCCGCTGTCACTACCACTGCAGATAAACGCAAGGCCAAGGCACCCACAAAGACTTCCCAGAAGTCTCGTGAGTTTGTCGACACGGACTCTTCGTCGTCGGACTCCGAGGGGAACGACAGCATCCCGTCGTCGTCGCAGACGCCCAAATACACGGAGAGTATCAGGAcccccgtgtgtgtgttttctccaaTGGAAGAAAAAGAGCTGCTGTCTCCCCTCAGTGACCCTGAGGAGCGCTACCCTGCAAGGCAGCCTCAGCACCAGGTTCTACTAGTGAAGATAG ATCTCAGCTTGCTGTCTAGGATCCCGGGGCGGCCCTACAAGGAGCCTGCAGAGATAAAAGTGGAGAGGGACGACTCTCTAGACAGGGACAGCAAAGACTTCAGCAAACAGAGCTCTGAGAAGAGCTCGAGTAAGGCCAAGAGGAAACACAAG aACGACGAAGACGGCACAAAGCCAGAGAGCAAGCGTTGCAAGCTAGAGGAGAAGTCCCTATCTCATCATAAAAACAGCAGTAAAGA GTCTAAGAGGTCTatggagaagaaagaggagccAGTCCCCTCCCCTTCCATATCAGGTCTTCAGCGGACGCCCAAGGCAGAGCATCCGAGTCGAAAGAGGACAGTCAGCCAGTCCTCCACGTCTTTGTCTAGCGGGACAGGAAGTGGGAAGGAGGGAAGCCACAGCACCAAGGGCAACTCCACCTCCAAACACAGAAAAGGAGAGGACAAGGGACGCAGCACACGCGAGGGCAAG GAGAAATCCTCAAAGGGCTGCGATAACCAGCTGGCTGTGCCTCCGCTCTCCACGGACGGCTCCAAGTCTCAGAGATCCAAGCTGGTGTTTGAGGACAG GGTCCATTCGGCAGATCACTACTTACAAGAGGCCAAGAAACTGAAACACAATGCAGATGCACTG CTGGACCGCTTCGAGAAGGCCGTTTACTACCTGGACGCTGTGGTGTCGTTCATTGAATGTGGTAATGCTCTGGAGAAGAGCGCTCAAGAAGCAAAGTCTCCCTTCCCCATGTATGCTGAAACGGTGGAGCTTATCAA ATACACTATGAAGTTAAAAAGCTACCTGGCCCCAGATGCTACTTCAGCGGACAAGAGGCTAGCTGTGCTTTG CCTCCGATGCCAGTCCCTCCTCTACCTGCGGTTATTCAAGCTGAGGAAAGACAGCGCACTAAAATACTCCAAAACACTCACCGAACACTTAAAG AATTCTCTGAGTAACACCCAGGCTCCCTCTCCTGGAATGGGAAA CAAGGCAGCGGGTATGCCCTCTCCAGTGTCTCCCAAACTGTCGCCTGGTACGGCCGGTGGCTACTcgtcagtcagcagcagcagcagcgccagCTCGTCTGTGACCATACCTCAGCGTATCCACCAGATGGCCGCCAGCTACGTCCAGGTCACCTCCAACTTCCTGTACGCCACCGAGGTCTGGGACCAGGCGGAGCAACTATCCAAGGAGCAGAAAG AATTCTTCTTGGAGTTGGACAAGGTGATGGGTCCTCTGATCTTCAACACCAGCAGCATGACAGAACTGGTGCGTTACACGCGGCAGGGCCTCCACTGGCTGCGACTGGACGCAAAGCTTATTCCCTAG
- the aff4 gene encoding AF4/FMR2 family member 4 isoform X1 has product MNREDRNVLRMKERERRNQEIQQGGGEAFPANSPLFPEPYKVSSKEDKLSSRIQSMLGNYDEMKEPIGDTLPKIGGKPSNSSSSSEEKSGPPLFGGDQRGVGSGGSSQSNKWTPVGPAAGSSSSQSQKRSGLQGGHGSQRSSGSSGSSSSSQRHGGEVREKKSSKHSGGSEHSKSHTSSPAKGSLSSSGSNSHLRSSLAAEQHHSKERYRSKSPRDREANWDSPSRVHTSFPTGQHSSQAFPPSLMSKPGSMLQKPTAYVRPMDGQETAEPKSSQAESYSGQSHSSTMGEMKSNSKASLSKLKIPSQPVEGSGDANCVDEILKEMTQSWPPPLTAIHTPCKTEPSKFPFPTKDSHPFPSGHKRGSSSKSSSSHQSKACEDQPTVLEDDLKLSSSEDSDGEQDSAKNASRNTSASNNSEGAEQSRDDSSSHSGSESSSGSDSESESSTTDSEANEPPRPASPEPEQPMANKWQLDNWFKKAKQFSPASPADNNVPTKCKKEGRDNGSGRGYSSQVGGSKDSAAPTPSRDLRAAQKGAEGGRGRQKSPAQSEGGTNPRRSTGKKQPKKSEKPPVVEEPKGGLRVESEPAPEIPPHRPKAATKGSRKPSIKKEPKSSPRPTAAAVTTTADKRKAKAPTKTSQKSREFVDTDSSSSDSEGNDSIPSSSQTPKYTESIRTPVCVFSPMEEKELLSPLSDPEERYPARQPQHQVLLVKIDLSLLSRIPGRPYKEPAEIKVERDDSLDRDSKDFSKQSSEKSSSKAKRKHKNDEDGTKPESKRCKLEEKSLSHHKNSSKESKRSMEKKEEPVPSPSISGLQRTPKAEHPSRKRTVSQSSTSLSSGTGSGKEGSHSTKGNSTSKHRKGEDKGRSTREGKEKSSKGCDNQLAVPPLSTDGSKSQRSKLVFEDRVHSADHYLQEAKKLKHNADALLDRFEKAVYYLDAVVSFIECGNALEKSAQEAKSPFPMYAETVELIKYTMKLKSYLAPDATSADKRLAVLCLRCQSLLYLRLFKLRKDSALKYSKTLTEHLKNSLSNTQAPSPGMGNKAAGMPSPVSPKLSPGTAGGYSSVSSSSSASSSVTIPQRIHQMAASYVQVTSNFLYATEVWDQAEQLSKEQKEFFLELDKVMGPLIFNTSSMTELVRYTRQGLHWLRLDAKLIP; this is encoded by the exons ATGAACCGTGAGGACCGGAATGTGCTCcgaatgaaagaaagagaaaggagaaatcAAGAAAtccagcagggaggaggagaggcctTTCCAGCAAATTCACCTCTCTTCCCTGAACCCTACAAAGTG TCCAGCAAGGAAGATAAACTGTCAAGCCGTATTCAGAGCATGCTGGGCAATTACGACGAGATGAAAGAGCCGATTGGTGACACACTTCCTAAGATTGGCGGTAAACCATCTAACAGCTCGTCTTCCTCCGAGGAGAAATCGGGCCCACCTTTGTTTGGCGGGGACCAGCGCGGCGTCGGTAGCGGTGGCAGCAGCCAGAGCAACAAGTGGACTCCTGTTGGCCCCGCAGCAGGTAGCTCTTCGTCCCAGTCCCAGAAACGCTCAGGACTCCAGGGCGGCCACGGTAGCCAGAGGAGCAGCGGCAgtagcggcagcagcagcagtagccaAAGACACGGAGGGGAGGTGCGGGAAAAGAAGTCGAGTAAACACAGCGGAGGGTCGGAGCACTCCAAGTCGCACACGTCGAGTCCGGCCAAGGGCTCGCTGAGTTCCTCAGGCAGCAACAGCCACTTGCGGAGCTCCTTGGCTGCCGAGCAGCATCACAGCAAGGAGCGCTACCGCTCCAAGTCCCCGCGAGACAGAGAGGCCAACTGGGACTCTCCCTCACGGGTTCACACCTCCTTCCCCACCGGACAGCACTCGAGTCAGgcttttcccccctctctcatGTCCAAGCCCGGCTCCATGCTGCAGAAGCCCACAGCGTATGTGCGGCCTATGGACGGCCAGGAAACAGCAGAACCCAAGAGCTCGCAAGCAGAAAGCTACAGTGGACAGTCGCACAGCAGCACCATGGGAGAGATGAAGTCCAACAGCAAGGCCTCACTTTCAAAACTCAAGATCCCCTCACAGCCTGTGGAG GGATCTGGTGACGCCAACTGTGTTGATGAGATTCTGAAG gaAATGACTCAGTCGTGGCCCCCTCCGCTGACAGCCATCCACACCCCCTGCAAAACAGAGCCCTCCAAGTTTCCATTCCCAACCAAG gACTCTCACCCTTTTCCCAGTGGGCACA agcgAGGTAGTTCGTCCAAGAGCTCCAGCAGCCACCAGTCTAAAGCTTGCGAAGACCAGCCCAC TGTACTGGAAGATGACCTTAAGCTCAGCAGCAGTGAGGACAGTGATGGAGAACAGGACTCTGCAAAGAATGCCTCAAGGAACACTTCAGCAAG CAATAACAGTGAAGGAGCGGAGCAATCCAGGGATGATTCAAGCAGCCACAGCGGCTCGGAGAGCAGCTCGGGCTCCGACAGCGAGAGTGAAAGCAGCACGACAGACAGCGAAGCCAATGAGCCCCCGCGGCCCGCCTCCCCGGAG CCTGAACAACCCATGGCCAACAAATGGCAGCTGGACAACTGGTTCAAGAAGGCCAAGCAGTTCTCTCCAGCCTCTCCAGCGGACAATAATGTCCCAACCAAGTGCAAGAAAGAGGGCAGGGACAATGGCTCAGGACGCGGCTATAGCAGCCAGGTAGGGGGATCAAAAGACTCAGCGGCACCCACCCCAAGCAGGGACCTACGGGCGGCACAAAAGGGTGCAGAGGGTGGCCGTGGCCGGCAAAAATCCCCCGCCCAGAGCGAGGGGGGCACAAATCCGCGAAGGAGTACGGGTAAAAAGCAGCCTAAAAAGTCTGAGAAGCCCCCAGTGGTGGAGGAACCCAAGGGAGGACTGAGGGTGGAGAGTGAGCCGGCTCCAGAGATACCTCCTCATCGGCCTAAAGCTGCTACTAAGGGTTCCCGCAAACCCAGCATCAAAAAAGAACCCAAATCCTCTCCGAGGCCCACTGCGGCCGCTGTCACTACCACTGCAGATAAACGCAAGGCCAAGGCACCCACAAAGACTTCCCAGAAGTCTCGTGAGTTTGTCGACACGGACTCTTCGTCGTCGGACTCCGAGGGGAACGACAGCATCCCGTCGTCGTCGCAGACGCCCAAATACACGGAGAGTATCAGGAcccccgtgtgtgtgttttctccaaTGGAAGAAAAAGAGCTGCTGTCTCCCCTCAGTGACCCTGAGGAGCGCTACCCTGCAAGGCAGCCTCAGCACCAGGTTCTACTAGTGAAGATAG ATCTCAGCTTGCTGTCTAGGATCCCGGGGCGGCCCTACAAGGAGCCTGCAGAGATAAAAGTGGAGAGGGACGACTCTCTAGACAGGGACAGCAAAGACTTCAGCAAACAGAGCTCTGAGAAGAGCTCGAGTAAGGCCAAGAGGAAACACAAG aACGACGAAGACGGCACAAAGCCAGAGAGCAAGCGTTGCAAGCTAGAGGAGAAGTCCCTATCTCATCATAAAAACAGCAGTAAAGA GTCTAAGAGGTCTatggagaagaaagaggagccAGTCCCCTCCCCTTCCATATCAGGTCTTCAGCGGACGCCCAAGGCAGAGCATCCGAGTCGAAAGAGGACAGTCAGCCAGTCCTCCACGTCTTTGTCTAGCGGGACAGGAAGTGGGAAGGAGGGAAGCCACAGCACCAAGGGCAACTCCACCTCCAAACACAGAAAAGGAGAGGACAAGGGACGCAGCACACGCGAGGGCAAG GAGAAATCCTCAAAGGGCTGCGATAACCAGCTGGCTGTGCCTCCGCTCTCCACGGACGGCTCCAAGTCTCAGAGATCCAAGCTGGTGTTTGAGGACAG GGTCCATTCGGCAGATCACTACTTACAAGAGGCCAAGAAACTGAAACACAATGCAGATGCACTG CTGGACCGCTTCGAGAAGGCCGTTTACTACCTGGACGCTGTGGTGTCGTTCATTGAATGTGGTAATGCTCTGGAGAAGAGCGCTCAAGAAGCAAAGTCTCCCTTCCCCATGTATGCTGAAACGGTGGAGCTTATCAA ATACACTATGAAGTTAAAAAGCTACCTGGCCCCAGATGCTACTTCAGCGGACAAGAGGCTAGCTGTGCTTTG CCTCCGATGCCAGTCCCTCCTCTACCTGCGGTTATTCAAGCTGAGGAAAGACAGCGCACTAAAATACTCCAAAACACTCACCGAACACTTAAAG AATTCTCTGAGTAACACCCAGGCTCCCTCTCCTGGAATGGGAAA CAAGGCAGCGGGTATGCCCTCTCCAGTGTCTCCCAAACTGTCGCCTGGTACGGCCGGTGGCTACTcgtcagtcagcagcagcagcagcgccagCTCGTCTGTGACCATACCTCAGCGTATCCACCAGATGGCCGCCAGCTACGTCCAGGTCACCTCCAACTTCCTGTACGCCACCGAGGTCTGGGACCAGGCGGAGCAACTATCCAAGGAGCAGAAAG AATTCTTCTTGGAGTTGGACAAGGTGATGGGTCCTCTGATCTTCAACACCAGCAGCATGACAGAACTGGTGCGTTACACGCGGCAGGGCCTCCACTGGCTGCGACTGGACGCAAAGCTTATTCCCTAG
- the aff4 gene encoding AF4/FMR2 family member 4 isoform X2, whose amino-acid sequence MNREDRNVLRMKERERRNQEIQQGGGEAFPANSPLFPEPYKVEDKLSSRIQSMLGNYDEMKEPIGDTLPKIGGKPSNSSSSSEEKSGPPLFGGDQRGVGSGGSSQSNKWTPVGPAAGSSSSQSQKRSGLQGGHGSQRSSGSSGSSSSSQRHGGEVREKKSSKHSGGSEHSKSHTSSPAKGSLSSSGSNSHLRSSLAAEQHHSKERYRSKSPRDREANWDSPSRVHTSFPTGQHSSQAFPPSLMSKPGSMLQKPTAYVRPMDGQETAEPKSSQAESYSGQSHSSTMGEMKSNSKASLSKLKIPSQPVEGSGDANCVDEILKEMTQSWPPPLTAIHTPCKTEPSKFPFPTKDSHPFPSGHKRGSSSKSSSSHQSKACEDQPTVLEDDLKLSSSEDSDGEQDSAKNASRNTSASNNSEGAEQSRDDSSSHSGSESSSGSDSESESSTTDSEANEPPRPASPEPEQPMANKWQLDNWFKKAKQFSPASPADNNVPTKCKKEGRDNGSGRGYSSQVGGSKDSAAPTPSRDLRAAQKGAEGGRGRQKSPAQSEGGTNPRRSTGKKQPKKSEKPPVVEEPKGGLRVESEPAPEIPPHRPKAATKGSRKPSIKKEPKSSPRPTAAAVTTTADKRKAKAPTKTSQKSREFVDTDSSSSDSEGNDSIPSSSQTPKYTESIRTPVCVFSPMEEKELLSPLSDPEERYPARQPQHQVLLVKIDLSLLSRIPGRPYKEPAEIKVERDDSLDRDSKDFSKQSSEKSSSKAKRKHKNDEDGTKPESKRCKLEEKSLSHHKNSSKESKRSMEKKEEPVPSPSISGLQRTPKAEHPSRKRTVSQSSTSLSSGTGSGKEGSHSTKGNSTSKHRKGEDKGRSTREGKEKSSKGCDNQLAVPPLSTDGSKSQRSKLVFEDRVHSADHYLQEAKKLKHNADALLDRFEKAVYYLDAVVSFIECGNALEKSAQEAKSPFPMYAETVELIKYTMKLKSYLAPDATSADKRLAVLCLRCQSLLYLRLFKLRKDSALKYSKTLTEHLKNSLSNTQAPSPGMGNKAAGMPSPVSPKLSPGTAGGYSSVSSSSSASSSVTIPQRIHQMAASYVQVTSNFLYATEVWDQAEQLSKEQKEFFLELDKVMGPLIFNTSSMTELVRYTRQGLHWLRLDAKLIP is encoded by the exons ATGAACCGTGAGGACCGGAATGTGCTCcgaatgaaagaaagagaaaggagaaatcAAGAAAtccagcagggaggaggagaggcctTTCCAGCAAATTCACCTCTCTTCCCTGAACCCTACAAAGTG GAAGATAAACTGTCAAGCCGTATTCAGAGCATGCTGGGCAATTACGACGAGATGAAAGAGCCGATTGGTGACACACTTCCTAAGATTGGCGGTAAACCATCTAACAGCTCGTCTTCCTCCGAGGAGAAATCGGGCCCACCTTTGTTTGGCGGGGACCAGCGCGGCGTCGGTAGCGGTGGCAGCAGCCAGAGCAACAAGTGGACTCCTGTTGGCCCCGCAGCAGGTAGCTCTTCGTCCCAGTCCCAGAAACGCTCAGGACTCCAGGGCGGCCACGGTAGCCAGAGGAGCAGCGGCAgtagcggcagcagcagcagtagccaAAGACACGGAGGGGAGGTGCGGGAAAAGAAGTCGAGTAAACACAGCGGAGGGTCGGAGCACTCCAAGTCGCACACGTCGAGTCCGGCCAAGGGCTCGCTGAGTTCCTCAGGCAGCAACAGCCACTTGCGGAGCTCCTTGGCTGCCGAGCAGCATCACAGCAAGGAGCGCTACCGCTCCAAGTCCCCGCGAGACAGAGAGGCCAACTGGGACTCTCCCTCACGGGTTCACACCTCCTTCCCCACCGGACAGCACTCGAGTCAGgcttttcccccctctctcatGTCCAAGCCCGGCTCCATGCTGCAGAAGCCCACAGCGTATGTGCGGCCTATGGACGGCCAGGAAACAGCAGAACCCAAGAGCTCGCAAGCAGAAAGCTACAGTGGACAGTCGCACAGCAGCACCATGGGAGAGATGAAGTCCAACAGCAAGGCCTCACTTTCAAAACTCAAGATCCCCTCACAGCCTGTGGAG GGATCTGGTGACGCCAACTGTGTTGATGAGATTCTGAAG gaAATGACTCAGTCGTGGCCCCCTCCGCTGACAGCCATCCACACCCCCTGCAAAACAGAGCCCTCCAAGTTTCCATTCCCAACCAAG gACTCTCACCCTTTTCCCAGTGGGCACA agcgAGGTAGTTCGTCCAAGAGCTCCAGCAGCCACCAGTCTAAAGCTTGCGAAGACCAGCCCAC TGTACTGGAAGATGACCTTAAGCTCAGCAGCAGTGAGGACAGTGATGGAGAACAGGACTCTGCAAAGAATGCCTCAAGGAACACTTCAGCAAG CAATAACAGTGAAGGAGCGGAGCAATCCAGGGATGATTCAAGCAGCCACAGCGGCTCGGAGAGCAGCTCGGGCTCCGACAGCGAGAGTGAAAGCAGCACGACAGACAGCGAAGCCAATGAGCCCCCGCGGCCCGCCTCCCCGGAG CCTGAACAACCCATGGCCAACAAATGGCAGCTGGACAACTGGTTCAAGAAGGCCAAGCAGTTCTCTCCAGCCTCTCCAGCGGACAATAATGTCCCAACCAAGTGCAAGAAAGAGGGCAGGGACAATGGCTCAGGACGCGGCTATAGCAGCCAGGTAGGGGGATCAAAAGACTCAGCGGCACCCACCCCAAGCAGGGACCTACGGGCGGCACAAAAGGGTGCAGAGGGTGGCCGTGGCCGGCAAAAATCCCCCGCCCAGAGCGAGGGGGGCACAAATCCGCGAAGGAGTACGGGTAAAAAGCAGCCTAAAAAGTCTGAGAAGCCCCCAGTGGTGGAGGAACCCAAGGGAGGACTGAGGGTGGAGAGTGAGCCGGCTCCAGAGATACCTCCTCATCGGCCTAAAGCTGCTACTAAGGGTTCCCGCAAACCCAGCATCAAAAAAGAACCCAAATCCTCTCCGAGGCCCACTGCGGCCGCTGTCACTACCACTGCAGATAAACGCAAGGCCAAGGCACCCACAAAGACTTCCCAGAAGTCTCGTGAGTTTGTCGACACGGACTCTTCGTCGTCGGACTCCGAGGGGAACGACAGCATCCCGTCGTCGTCGCAGACGCCCAAATACACGGAGAGTATCAGGAcccccgtgtgtgtgttttctccaaTGGAAGAAAAAGAGCTGCTGTCTCCCCTCAGTGACCCTGAGGAGCGCTACCCTGCAAGGCAGCCTCAGCACCAGGTTCTACTAGTGAAGATAG ATCTCAGCTTGCTGTCTAGGATCCCGGGGCGGCCCTACAAGGAGCCTGCAGAGATAAAAGTGGAGAGGGACGACTCTCTAGACAGGGACAGCAAAGACTTCAGCAAACAGAGCTCTGAGAAGAGCTCGAGTAAGGCCAAGAGGAAACACAAG aACGACGAAGACGGCACAAAGCCAGAGAGCAAGCGTTGCAAGCTAGAGGAGAAGTCCCTATCTCATCATAAAAACAGCAGTAAAGA GTCTAAGAGGTCTatggagaagaaagaggagccAGTCCCCTCCCCTTCCATATCAGGTCTTCAGCGGACGCCCAAGGCAGAGCATCCGAGTCGAAAGAGGACAGTCAGCCAGTCCTCCACGTCTTTGTCTAGCGGGACAGGAAGTGGGAAGGAGGGAAGCCACAGCACCAAGGGCAACTCCACCTCCAAACACAGAAAAGGAGAGGACAAGGGACGCAGCACACGCGAGGGCAAG GAGAAATCCTCAAAGGGCTGCGATAACCAGCTGGCTGTGCCTCCGCTCTCCACGGACGGCTCCAAGTCTCAGAGATCCAAGCTGGTGTTTGAGGACAG GGTCCATTCGGCAGATCACTACTTACAAGAGGCCAAGAAACTGAAACACAATGCAGATGCACTG CTGGACCGCTTCGAGAAGGCCGTTTACTACCTGGACGCTGTGGTGTCGTTCATTGAATGTGGTAATGCTCTGGAGAAGAGCGCTCAAGAAGCAAAGTCTCCCTTCCCCATGTATGCTGAAACGGTGGAGCTTATCAA ATACACTATGAAGTTAAAAAGCTACCTGGCCCCAGATGCTACTTCAGCGGACAAGAGGCTAGCTGTGCTTTG CCTCCGATGCCAGTCCCTCCTCTACCTGCGGTTATTCAAGCTGAGGAAAGACAGCGCACTAAAATACTCCAAAACACTCACCGAACACTTAAAG AATTCTCTGAGTAACACCCAGGCTCCCTCTCCTGGAATGGGAAA CAAGGCAGCGGGTATGCCCTCTCCAGTGTCTCCCAAACTGTCGCCTGGTACGGCCGGTGGCTACTcgtcagtcagcagcagcagcagcgccagCTCGTCTGTGACCATACCTCAGCGTATCCACCAGATGGCCGCCAGCTACGTCCAGGTCACCTCCAACTTCCTGTACGCCACCGAGGTCTGGGACCAGGCGGAGCAACTATCCAAGGAGCAGAAAG AATTCTTCTTGGAGTTGGACAAGGTGATGGGTCCTCTGATCTTCAACACCAGCAGCATGACAGAACTGGTGCGTTACACGCGGCAGGGCCTCCACTGGCTGCGACTGGACGCAAAGCTTATTCCCTAG